A single Bacillus sp. HMF5848 DNA region contains:
- a CDS encoding alkaline phosphatase, with product MKKLKQLQIVVLAFVLIMSLFSPAASAAEKGTAKNVILMIPDGLGASYLTAARLYKGEELSFEKYVKGLMKTYSANTSVTDSAAAGTAMATGYKTDNGKISVTPDGTEPDSILDGARNDGKATGLVATSRITHATPAVFVSHDASRGNEVALAQQYINNVDVILGGGQDMFTLQSEGGKQPERNLVEEAKAAGYDYITTKSEMADVSSNKVLGLFAKAALTYEIDRVDEEQPSLSDMTEFAIDVLQKDEDGFFLMVEGSQIDWAGHGNDPTAAIHDVLEFEKAVDVALEFAKEDKETLVVIVGDHETGGMVIGSTHGGYADNIEVLKSIKASNNTVARALHESATKISLENGKEVDGEYYIHIRDAVAQMNGELEYDSKTKQATINAEGMSVTFNLADKVVKQGNEMVAFDLFLDQEESKNYMNVKDLFRLFGYDVAIGTSKDKPELTTAYLLHVNKVTAPYYGFDLTADDVELITSVNWNGYYDVPNVLGTVVSNHAYITWGTRNHSGVEVPLYAYGVGADHFVGLLENIQLPRVISYLMGTEIFEDEVETIEELENRRTN from the coding sequence TTGAAAAAACTAAAACAGCTTCAGATTGTAGTTTTAGCATTTGTGTTGATTATGTCATTATTTTCACCTGCAGCGAGTGCAGCTGAAAAAGGGACAGCTAAAAATGTTATTTTAATGATTCCAGATGGATTAGGTGCTAGCTACTTAACAGCAGCAAGACTTTACAAAGGCGAAGAATTAAGCTTTGAAAAATATGTAAAAGGTTTAATGAAAACATATTCTGCTAATACAAGCGTTACAGATTCAGCGGCTGCTGGAACAGCAATGGCAACAGGTTACAAAACTGATAATGGTAAGATTTCAGTAACACCTGATGGAACAGAGCCGGATTCAATCCTTGATGGTGCTCGTAACGATGGAAAAGCGACTGGATTAGTTGCAACTTCTCGCATTACTCATGCTACACCTGCTGTATTTGTATCACATGATGCATCTCGCGGGAACGAAGTGGCGCTTGCTCAACAATATATTAATAATGTTGACGTAATCCTTGGTGGTGGCCAAGATATGTTCACTTTACAATCTGAGGGTGGAAAGCAACCAGAGCGTAATCTTGTAGAAGAAGCAAAAGCAGCTGGATATGACTACATAACAACAAAATCAGAAATGGCTGACGTATCAAGCAATAAAGTACTAGGGTTATTTGCAAAAGCTGCTTTAACATATGAAATTGATAGAGTAGACGAAGAACAACCAAGCCTTTCAGACATGACAGAATTCGCTATTGATGTATTACAAAAAGACGAAGACGGATTTTTCTTAATGGTAGAAGGTAGCCAAATTGACTGGGCAGGTCATGGTAACGATCCAACTGCAGCTATCCATGATGTATTAGAGTTTGAAAAAGCTGTTGATGTTGCATTAGAATTTGCTAAAGAAGATAAAGAAACATTAGTTGTCATTGTAGGAGACCACGAAACTGGTGGTATGGTTATCGGGTCAACACATGGCGGCTATGCTGATAATATTGAAGTTTTAAAAAGCATTAAAGCTAGTAATAATACAGTAGCAAGAGCCTTACACGAGAGCGCAACAAAAATTTCTTTAGAAAATGGTAAAGAAGTTGATGGTGAATACTATATTCATATCCGTGATGCAGTTGCTCAAATGAATGGTGAGCTTGAGTATGATTCTAAAACAAAGCAAGCAACAATTAATGCTGAAGGTATGTCTGTTACATTTAATCTAGCTGACAAGGTTGTTAAGCAAGGCAACGAAATGGTAGCATTTGATTTATTCCTTGATCAAGAGGAAAGCAAGAATTATATGAATGTTAAAGATTTATTCCGTTTATTTGGCTATGATGTTGCTATTGGTACATCAAAAGATAAGCCTGAATTAACGACTGCTTATTTATTACATGTGAACAAAGTAACGGCTCCGTATTATGGGTTTGACTTAACAGCGGATGACGTTGAGTTAATCACTTCTGTAAACTGGAACGGGTATTACGATGTACCTAACGTGTTAGGAACAGTTGTATCTAACCACGCTTACATCACATGGGGCACGCGTAACCACTCTGGTGTTGAAGTACCATTATATGCATATGGAGTAGGAGCAGATCATTTTGTTGGATTACTTGAAAACATCCAATTACCACGTGTTATTTCATACTTAATGGGGACAGAGATTTTTGAAGATGAAGTAGAAACAATTGAAGAATTAGAGAATAGAAGAACTAACTAA
- a CDS encoding glycosyltransferase family 2 protein has product MSVIVMIYVGLVGWTIINSLFLVPFSGRNDRKSNSASTPGRERFVDRPLVSLLVPMRNEEANVDDLLESVRQLTYPNLEVLLLDDRSTDETNKLLQQSEFTILKGEELPRDWIGKSYACHQLAHRANGDYLLFIDADVRLQPDVVERALDVSQHYNAGLVTGFPSFPVSTWLSRLLVPMQHFIVLLHLPIWLANKNMFPAATAAHGAFMFFKRNAYEAIGGHASVKSSLVEDVHIARNMKHAGYKVMLANVSRHVACHMYNSNRDTWEGFSKNIFNGIGRSWILAIMLIGFYTLVFVGPLLLALIAPLYGWMDPLYGWIYVVPLLLTILLRAFVDWRMNTGGLSSFWFIPFSAAVMVILLIVAMWRSIRKQAITWKGREYY; this is encoded by the coding sequence ATGAGTGTAATTGTTATGATTTATGTCGGGTTAGTCGGTTGGACTATTATCAATTCATTGTTTCTAGTTCCTTTCAGCGGACGTAATGATAGGAAGAGTAATAGTGCGAGTACCCCGGGGCGAGAGCGGTTTGTCGATCGCCCCCTTGTTTCTTTGCTTGTCCCGATGCGTAACGAAGAGGCGAATGTAGATGATCTACTTGAGTCGGTGCGTCAGTTAACATACCCAAATTTGGAAGTGCTGCTACTTGATGATCGCTCTACAGATGAGACAAATAAGTTATTACAGCAATCAGAATTTACAATTTTAAAAGGTGAGGAGCTTCCTCGAGACTGGATAGGTAAATCATATGCATGCCACCAGTTAGCACATCGTGCCAACGGAGACTATTTGCTTTTTATCGATGCAGATGTCAGGCTGCAACCTGATGTAGTAGAACGCGCACTTGACGTTTCGCAACATTATAATGCGGGCTTAGTGACAGGCTTTCCATCATTTCCTGTATCAACTTGGCTCAGCCGGCTACTTGTGCCAATGCAGCACTTTATTGTATTACTTCACTTACCCATATGGCTCGCAAATAAAAATATGTTTCCCGCAGCAACAGCTGCACACGGAGCATTCATGTTTTTCAAACGGAATGCCTATGAAGCGATTGGTGGACACGCGTCTGTAAAAAGCTCGCTTGTCGAGGATGTCCACATTGCTCGTAACATGAAGCATGCCGGTTATAAAGTTATGTTAGCAAATGTAAGTCGACATGTGGCGTGCCATATGTATAATTCAAACCGTGACACATGGGAAGGCTTTTCGAAAAATATTTTTAATGGTATCGGTCGGTCTTGGATACTAGCTATTATGTTGATTGGCTTTTACACGTTAGTTTTTGTTGGTCCTCTTCTGTTAGCTTTAATAGCGCCCTTATACGGCTGGATGGACCCCTTATATGGCTGGATTTATGTAGTGCCACTTTTACTAACAATTCTGCTGCGTGCGTTTGTAGATTGGCGCATGAATACCGGTGGACTTTCGTCATTTTGGTTTATCCCTTTTTCTGCAGCAGTCATGGTTATTTTACTAATAGTTGCAATGTGGCGCAGTATAAGAAAACAAGCGATAACTTGGAAAGGCCGCGAGTATTACTAA
- a CDS encoding carotenoid biosynthesis protein, producing the protein MWQQWIYRLFLLWFSVGVVLVGFDLLPPYLEWANLVFLVLTGVLAIIYFLKSFGLVKGWIISTIIFVVSMSVEHIGTVYGVFFGNYTYNDDFGLKLFDVPVAIGFAWLMVIGSSHAIVERLFSNKAVLLKILIGAGLSVGMDLILDPVSAVVKEYWIWNQGGLYYDIPFSNFAGWFVLAALFFIVVYLFRSESLDLDWQRRLFTVYVLVTCMFAFIGLLNGLWLASFFSSVILIVLLGMRVFYARS; encoded by the coding sequence TTGTGGCAGCAATGGATATATCGTTTATTTTTACTATGGTTTAGTGTTGGTGTTGTTCTTGTAGGTTTCGACCTTTTACCTCCGTACTTGGAATGGGCGAATCTCGTTTTCCTCGTATTGACTGGTGTGCTTGCTATCATTTATTTTCTAAAAAGCTTTGGCCTTGTGAAGGGCTGGATTATAAGCACCATTATTTTCGTAGTTTCAATGAGTGTCGAGCATATCGGTACAGTTTACGGTGTGTTCTTTGGGAATTACACATACAACGATGACTTTGGCTTAAAACTATTTGATGTACCGGTCGCGATAGGATTTGCTTGGTTAATGGTCATAGGATCTAGCCATGCGATTGTGGAACGTCTTTTTAGCAATAAGGCTGTTCTTTTAAAAATTTTAATCGGCGCGGGTTTATCTGTTGGTATGGATTTAATCTTGGATCCTGTGTCCGCTGTCGTTAAAGAATATTGGATTTGGAACCAAGGTGGACTATATTACGACATTCCTTTTTCTAATTTTGCTGGTTGGTTTGTGTTAGCGGCTCTGTTTTTTATAGTAGTTTATTTATTTCGTAGTGAGTCGCTGGACCTGGACTGGCAACGACGGTTGTTTACGGTGTATGTACTAGTGACATGTATGTTTGCCTTTATTGGATTATTGAACGGTTTATGGCTTGCATCATTTTTCTCCTCTGTTATACTCATCGTCTTGCTCGGAATGAGGGTCTTTTATGCTAGAAGCTAA
- a CDS encoding NAD(P)/FAD-dependent oxidoreductase: MKVIVIGAGLGGLSTAITLANLGHSVEIFEKNEHVGGKLMEVTSNNGFRFDFGPNTITMPQIFKQVIEQTGERAEDYFELVKLDRHTRNIFADGTSFDFSSNKEVMLSQLKSLDPHGFKNLERFLREVRQLYNIAEHEFFPKIFSSLPDFLSPRLSRAFMRVRPFQTLDSFFRIFFKNEQVIQAFNRYATYIGSSPYLTPATFALIAHLELNQGVYYVKGGNYNIARGFEKVAKKLGVKIHTSTSIKEVLVENRQAVGVLLENGEKVGADAVIANADLLTTYQRLIPEVHRPSFPDSKIFKYDPSISAFVILAGVSKQFDKLLHHNVYFSSNYKREFTEIFKEKIYSDDPTIYICNSAFTDSTAAIEGGSNLFILVNAPALRKENGLQVNPEHYKNIIYDKLQEQGLDIRSHLSYERVITPSDIASSFAAFRGALYGISSNHRTDAFFRPSNVSPDVRGLYFVGGTTHPGGGSPMVTLGGLNVGKYVDRKHGKVGVR; this comes from the coding sequence ATGAAAGTCATTGTTATTGGTGCTGGTTTAGGAGGGTTATCGACGGCCATTACCCTTGCCAATTTAGGGCATTCTGTTGAGATTTTTGAAAAAAACGAACATGTTGGTGGCAAGCTTATGGAGGTTACTAGTAACAATGGATTTCGTTTTGACTTCGGACCTAACACCATCACGATGCCACAAATATTTAAGCAAGTCATTGAACAAACAGGCGAACGTGCGGAAGATTATTTTGAGCTAGTTAAATTAGACCGACATACACGAAATATTTTTGCAGATGGCACGAGCTTTGATTTTTCGAGTAATAAAGAAGTTATGTTATCGCAGTTGAAGTCGCTAGATCCTCATGGGTTTAAGAATTTAGAGCGGTTTTTAAGGGAGGTGCGTCAGCTTTATAACATTGCTGAGCACGAATTTTTCCCGAAAATCTTTTCATCTTTACCTGACTTTCTTTCACCGCGATTAAGCAGAGCTTTTATGAGGGTGCGCCCTTTTCAAACATTAGACAGCTTCTTTCGCATCTTTTTTAAAAACGAACAAGTTATTCAAGCCTTCAATCGCTATGCCACATACATTGGCTCTTCACCTTATTTAACACCGGCAACATTCGCGTTGATTGCTCATTTAGAGTTAAATCAAGGTGTGTATTATGTAAAAGGTGGTAATTATAACATAGCCCGCGGCTTTGAAAAGGTGGCCAAGAAGCTCGGCGTAAAAATTCACACCTCTACTTCTATTAAGGAAGTACTTGTGGAGAACCGACAGGCAGTGGGAGTTTTGTTGGAAAATGGTGAAAAAGTAGGGGCTGACGCCGTGATTGCGAATGCGGACTTGCTGACAACGTATCAACGGCTCATTCCGGAGGTCCACCGTCCAAGCTTTCCAGATAGTAAAATCTTTAAATATGATCCTTCGATATCCGCGTTTGTTATTTTGGCAGGCGTGTCTAAACAGTTCGATAAATTACTGCATCACAATGTATATTTTTCAAGCAATTATAAACGTGAATTCACTGAAATTTTTAAAGAAAAGATATACAGTGATGACCCAACGATTTACATTTGTAATTCTGCATTTACTGATAGCACGGCGGCCATTGAAGGCGGCTCAAACTTATTCATATTAGTAAACGCACCCGCGTTACGAAAAGAGAACGGTTTACAAGTGAATCCAGAACACTACAAAAACATCATTTACGATAAGTTACAGGAGCAAGGGCTCGATATCCGCTCACACCTTTCGTACGAGCGCGTTATTACACCTTCTGACATTGCTTCGAGCTTCGCCGCCTTCCGCGGCGCTCTATATGGCATATCATCGAACCACCGAACCGACGCCTTCTTCCGTCCAAGCAACGTGAGCCCCGATGTCCGCGGTTTATACTTCGTCGGCGGTACCACCCACCCCGGCGGCGGCTCACCGATGGTCACACTCGGCGGCTTGAACGTCGGAAAGTATGTCGATCGAAAGCACGGAAAGGTTGGGGTGAGGTGA
- a CDS encoding lysophospholipid acyltransferase family protein: protein MLEAKKDGLFENLFFIYNSFLLKRSFEKILVHVEEMPKAPYVCVLNHSSWWDGLLLFQLNKKILETDMHAMMSEKGLLSYPFFRKLGGFSINQQKPKDIIKSFSYASALLDEGRSVSIFPQGDERHLEQRPLQFLPGIAYLLERQPSVHVVPVSFYYSFGHVKKPSAYVTIGKAVHAKQFLAGTRKENTYELEAHVTEQLDHLRDIVITENYDYFTRRL, encoded by the coding sequence ATGCTAGAAGCTAAAAAGGACGGTCTGTTTGAAAATCTATTTTTTATATATAATTCGTTTTTGCTGAAACGCTCTTTTGAAAAAATTCTCGTTCATGTTGAGGAAATGCCGAAGGCCCCTTACGTTTGTGTGCTCAATCACAGCTCGTGGTGGGATGGGCTGCTGTTGTTTCAGTTGAATAAAAAAATATTAGAAACGGATATGCATGCGATGATGTCGGAAAAAGGGCTACTGAGTTACCCTTTTTTCAGAAAGCTCGGAGGTTTCTCTATTAATCAGCAAAAGCCTAAAGATATTATTAAATCATTTTCTTATGCTAGTGCATTATTAGACGAAGGTCGCAGCGTAAGTATTTTCCCACAAGGAGATGAACGGCACTTAGAACAGCGTCCATTACAATTTCTACCCGGAATAGCCTATTTACTTGAGCGACAACCATCAGTACATGTTGTGCCTGTTTCGTTTTATTATTCGTTTGGTCATGTAAAAAAACCAAGTGCCTACGTTACAATTGGAAAAGCGGTCCATGCTAAACAGTTTTTAGCCGGTACACGCAAAGAGAATACATATGAACTGGAAGCACATGTCACCGAACAGCTAGATCATTTACGAGATATTGTGATCACTGAAAACTATGATTATTTCACGAGGCGTTTGTAA
- a CDS encoding transposase: MSFYHITSRSIERYLFKTEEDYYRFLNILYLSTKKHNVIICSYCLMRNHFHLIIQTPHYHISNLIGQIKKQYSNYYNKQYNRKGPLYEKRFFAKEVIDNSSLLLTSSYVHFNPTRHNVVYNPHHYQYSSYKYYYDIQQKSPRLLTMSPILNIFSGSIEDQAKSYITWCEQAWLQRNNRVKQ, encoded by the coding sequence ATGAGTTTTTATCACATCACAAGTAGGTCGATAGAAAGATACTTATTCAAAACAGAGGAGGATTACTATAGATTTTTGAATATATTATATTTATCTACTAAAAAACATAACGTTATTATTTGTTCATATTGTTTAATGAGAAACCACTTTCATCTAATTATTCAAACCCCACATTACCACATTTCGAACCTCATAGGACAGATAAAAAAACAATACTCAAACTACTACAATAAACAATATAACCGAAAAGGACCTCTATATGAGAAACGATTTTTTGCAAAAGAAGTTATAGATAATTCATCGTTATTATTAACGAGTAGTTATGTTCACTTTAACCCCACAAGGCACAACGTTGTTTATAATCCACATCATTACCAATACTCAAGTTATAAATACTACTATGACATACAACAAAAAAGCCCTAGACTATTAACAATGTCCCCTATACTGAATATTTTCTCTGGGTCAATTGAAGACCAGGCAAAATCATACATAACCTGGTGTGAGCAAGCATGGTTACAACGGAATAATCGAGTTAAACAATAG